The following are from one region of the Sciurus carolinensis chromosome 5, mSciCar1.2, whole genome shotgun sequence genome:
- the LOC124985161 gene encoding LOW QUALITY PROTEIN: polyunsaturated fatty acid 5-lipoxygenase-like (The sequence of the model RefSeq protein was modified relative to this genomic sequence to represent the inferred CDS: inserted 2 bases in 1 codon): MEWNPGFPLSIDAKCHKDLPRDIQFDSEKGVDFVLNYSKAMENLFINRFMHMFQSSWNDFADFEKIFVKISNTISERVMNHWQEDLMFGYQFLNGCNPVLIRCCTKLPEKLPVTTEMVECSLEWQLTLEQEVQQGNIFIVDYELLDGIDANKTDPCTHQFLAAPICLLYKNLANKVVPIAIQLNQTPGEENPIFLPSDAKYDWLLAKIWVRSSDFHVHQTITHLLCTHLVSEVFGIAMYRQLPAVHPIFKLLVAHVRFTIAINTKAREQLICEYGLFDKANATGGGGHVQMVQRAMKDLTYASLCFPTAIKARGMESTEDIPYYFYRDDGLLVWEAIQTFTSEVVGIYXESDQVVEEDQELQDFVKDVYVYGMRGKKASGFPKSIKSREKLSEYLTVVIFTASAQHAAVNFGQYDWCSWIPNAPPTMRAPPPKAKGVVNIEQIVDTLPDRGRSCWHLGAVWALSQFQDNELFLGMYPEEHFIEKPVKEAMARFRKNLDAIVSVIAERNKNKKLPYYYLSPDRIPNSVAI, encoded by the exons ATGGAGTGGAACCCTGGCTTTCCCTTGAGTATCGATGCCAAGTGTCATAAGGATTTGCCCCGTGATATCCAATTTGATAGTGAGAAAGGAGTGGACTTTGTTCTGAACTACTCCAAAGC AATGGAGAATTTGTTCATCAACCGTTTCATGCACATGTTCCAGTCATCCTGGAATGACTTTGCTGACTTTGAGAAAATCTTCGTCAAGATCAGCAACACTATTTCTG AGCGGGTCATGAACCACTGGCAAGAAGACCTCATGTTTGGCTACCAGTTTCTGAATGGATGCAACCCTGTGCTCATCAGGTGCTGCACAAAGCTGCCTGAGAAGCTCCCAGTGACCACGGAGATGGTGGAGTGCAGCCTAGAATGGCAGCTCACCTTGGAACAGGAGGTCCAG CAAGGGAACATTTTCATTGTGGACTATGAGCTGCTGGATGGAATTGATGCCAACAAAACAGACCCCTGCACACATCAGTTCCTAGCTGCTCCCATATGCCTGCTGTATAAGAACCTGGCCAACAAGGTTgtccccattgccatccag CTCAACCAAACCCCAGGAGAGGAGAACCCTATTTTTCTCCCTTCGGATGCCAAATATGACTGGCTTTTGGCCAAAATCTGGGTGCGTTCCAGTGACTTCCACGTACACCAGACCATCACCCACCTTCTGTGCACACACCTGGTATCTGAGGTTTTTGGTATCGCCATGtatcgccagctgcctgctgtgcaCCCCATTTTCAAG CTGTTGGTGGCACATGTGAGGTTCACCATCGCCATCAACACCAAGGCCCGCGAACAGCTCATCTGCGAGTATGGCCTCTTTGACAAG GCCAATGCCACTGGAGGTGGCGGGCACGTGCAGATGGTGCAGAGGGCCATGAAAGACCTGACCTATGCTTCCCTGTGCTTCCCCACGGCCATCAAGGCCCGGGGCATGGAGAGCACTGAGGACATCCCCTACTACTTCTACCGAGATGATGGGCTGCTGGTGTGGGAGGCCATTCAGAC GTTCACATCTGAAGTGGTGGGCATCTA TGAGAGTGACCAGGTTGTAGAAGAGGACCAGGAGCTTCAGGACTTTGTGAAGGACGTTTACGTATATGGCATGCGGGGCAAGAAGGCCTCAG GCTTCCCCAAGTCAATCAAGAGCCGGGAGAAGTTGTCCGAGTACCTGACTGTGGTGATCTTTACGGCCTCGGCCCAGCACGCAGCCGTGAACTTCGGCCAG TACGACTGGTGTTCCTGGATCCCCAATGCTCCCCCAACCATGCGTGCCCCACCGCCCAAGGCCAAGGGAGTGGTGAACATAGAGCAGATCGTGGATACTCTGCCCGACCGTGGCCGCTCATGCTGGCATCTGGGTGCAGTGTGGGCTCTGAGCCAGTTTCAGGACAATGAG CTGTTCCTAGGCATGTACCCAGAAGAGCACTTCATTGAGAAGCCTGTGAAGGAGGCCATGGCCCGATTTCGCAAGAACCTGGATGCCATTGTCAGCGTGATTGCTGAGCGCAACAAGAACAAAAAGCTGCCCTATTACTACTTGTCTCCAGACCGAATACCAAACAGTGTGGCCATCTGA